The window GTCGAAGCAACTCGGCTTCGACATGGATTACCGTCGTTTGCTCAAGGAATTCCAAGGACGCGGCAATCTGATCCGCGCCTTCTACTTCACGACGTTGATCGAAAGCGAGGAATATACCTCGATCAGGCCGCTGGTCGACTGGCTCGACTACAACGGCTACCGGGTCATCACCAAGGCGGCCAAGGAATTCACCGACGCGACCGGCCGCCGCCGCGTCAAGGGCAATATGGATATCGAGCTCGCCATCGAGATGCTCGAGCTCGCGCCCCATCTCGATCACATCTATTTGTTCTCCGGCGATGGCGACTTCCGGCCGCTGGTCGAAGCGGTGCAGCGCAAGGGCGTCAAGGTCTCGGTCGTCTCGACCATCAACACCAATCCGCCCATGGTCGCCGACGATCTGCGCCGGCAATGCGACGAGTTCGTCGAGCTCGCGACCTTGATGCAGAAGGTCGGACGCGACCCGGCCGAACGCGCTGCGCGCGCACCAGGCCAGGGCAATCCGGGGCTGGAGCGCCGTTATGGCATCCGCCAGGGCGACGAGCCGCCGGAGGGCTGAACCTCCCCCACCCTCCTGCGTTGTCGATGAGTAAACAGGCAGCGCGGCGCGAAGGGCACTTGACCCAGACCGCGGCTCGCGCAAGCTCTGTTTCCGCAACGACACCTGGAGGGCATGCCTTGAAACGCCGCAGCTTTCTCACCGGCCTAGCGGCCGGTTCTGCCCTCGTCATCGCCCGCCCTGCGCTGGTGCTGGCGCAGACCGCACCGGCACCAGCCGCCGCCCCGCCGCCGGTCTTTACGCTGCCGAAGCTGGCTTACGCCTATGAGGCGCTGGAGCCGACCATCGATGCGCAGACCATGCGCATCCACCACTCGCTGCACCACCAGGCCTATGTGAACGGCGCCAACGCCGCGGCCGGCCAATGGGAGGCCTTGCGCACCACGCCGATCGAGACGGTGCTCGCCGATCTCAGCGCAGCCCCCGACAATGTCCGCACCGCCGTGCGCAACAATGTCGGCGGCCACTGGAACCACAGCTTCTTCTGGGAGCTGATGACGCCCGGCGGGGCGCAGCAGCCCGGGGCCGAGCTGAAGAGCGCGATCGACGGCGCCTTCGGCTCGACGCTCGAACTGGTCCAGAAGGTCAACCAGGCCGGCGCGACGCGCTTCGGCTCGGGCTGGGCCTGGCTCGTGGTCGACAAGGACAAGAAGCTCGCGATCATCTCGACGGCGAACCAGGACACGCCGCTCGAGCTTGGCGCCAAGGCAGTGCTCGGTATCGATGTCTGGGAACACGCCTACTATCTCAAATACCAGAACCGCCGGCCGGAATACCTCGCCGCCTGGTGGAAGACGGTGAATTGGGACAAGGCGAACGAGAACTTCAAGAAGGCGATGGGCTGACGCTAGGGAACTTGCCTCGACTTTCCCCGTTACGGTTGTGACGTGACGGGGAAACGAGGAAGTTCATGCCGCATGATGCGAGCGATATAGCGCGCGCCTGCTACCAGGCTTATGTCGACAAGGACCGGGCCGCGCTCGAAGCCCTCATCGCCGAGGATTTCCATTTCAGCAGCCCGCTCGACAATCGGCTCGATCGCGAGACCTATTTCGAGCGCTGCTGGCCGAACAGCGAGCGCATCCGTTCCTGCACGATCAAGCACCTCATCCCGATCGGCGAGACGGTCTTCGTCACCTATGATGGCGAAGGCGTTGGCGGCAAGGGATTCCGCAATACCGAGATCCTGACGATCCGTAATGGCAAGATCGTCGAGGTCGAGGTCTATTTCGGCTGGTCGCTGCCGCATCCGGCACCGGACGGAAGCTTCGTCGAGCCCAACGAGCTTACCGAATAGGCTCAGGCTTTTGGCGCGCTATGCGCCGGTCTTCAGAATCCGCGCCTTGTCGCGATTCCAGTCGCGGGCCTTCTCGGTCTCGCGCTTGTCGTGCAGCTTCTTGCCCTTGCCAAGGCCGAGCTCGACCTTCGCCCGGCCCTTGTCGTTGAAATAGACCTTGAGCGGGATGACGGTGTAGCCCTCGCGCTGGATCGCGCCCATCAGCTTGTCGATCTGGCGGCGATGCAACAGGAGCTTCCGCGGCCGACGGACATCATGGTTGAAGCGGTTGGCTTCGAGATATTCCGGGATATGGGCATTGAACAGGAAGAGCTCGGTGCCCATCGGCCCGGCGTAGCTCTCGCCGATCGTCGCCCGGCCGCCGCGCAGCGACTTGATCTCGGTGCCCTGCAGGGCGATGCCGGCTTCCAAGGTCTCGGTGATGGCATAGTTGTAGCGCGCCTTGCGGTTATCGGCCGCGAGCTTGTAGCGCTCTGGATCTGGCTTGCTCATCGAAACTCTCCGGCAACCGGCGATCGCGAGGCCGCGCCGCCGATCACCTCACTTAAGCATTCAACAGGCCGGCGTGAACCATGGCGCTGCGGATGACATCGCCAGTCGCCGCCGTAACCGGCATCAGCGGCAGGCGGAGTTCTTCCTCGATCCGGCCGAGGCGCTTCAACCCGTGCTTGGCGCCGGCAAGGCCTGGCTCCTTGAAGATGGCGTCATGCAGCGGCACCAGCCGGTCCTGGATCTTCAGGGCTCCGGCGTAGTCGCCCTTGAGGGCGCAGGTCATCAGATCGGCGCAGAGCTTGGGCGCGACATTGGCGACGACCGAGATGCAGCCATGGCCGCCGGCAGCCATATAGGCCAGCGCCGTCATGTCCTCGCCCGAGAGCTGGATGAAGTCGGGGCCGAGCACATGGCGCTGCTGCGAGACGCGGGCAAGGTTGGCGGTCGCGTCCTTCACCCCGGCGATGTTCTTCAGCTCATAGAGCCGCGCCATGGTCTCGACCGACATGTCGACCACCGAGCGCGGCGGGATGTTGTAGATGATGATCGGGATGCCGATCGCATCGTTCACCGCCTTGAAGTGCTGGTACATGCCCTCCTGGGTCGGCTTGTTGTAGTAGGGCGTGACCACGAGCACGGCCTGTGCGCCAGCCTTCTCGGCGTGCTTCGCAAGCGAGATCGCCTCGATGGTGTTGTTCGAGCCGGCGCCGGCAATCACCGGCACCCTGCCCTTGGCCTGGTCGAGCACGATCTCGGTGACGTGGCCGTGCTCCTCATGGCTGAGCGTCGGGCTCTCGCCGGTGGTGCCCACCGGAACCAGCGCGGTGGAACCGTTCTCGATCTGCCAGTCGACGAGGGCGCGCAGCGTCGCCTCGTCGATCTTGCCGCCCTTGAATGGCGTCACCAGCGCGGGCATCGAACCGGTGAGTGGCGCATGCTTGGTCATGGACGGTCCTGAAAACGACAAAGTTCGGCGTGAAACGGGCGACAGACATAGCCTTTCAGCTGCAGTCCGCAAAGCCGGCAACCCATCAAAAATCGTGGCGGCATGGTTAGGACTTCATAAAGCTCCATCCCGGAGCATGGCCTACTGCTACGATCCGGCTTGCCGGAGCATGTTCCGCAAAAGTGGAATCCACTTTTGCGATCAGAACATGCTCCAACTTGTACAGTTGCGCGATTTCTTTCGTTCGACCGTCCCGGTCGAACGGAAAGCGCGCTAGGGGGGCCCCCTTGATGGCGCTATCGCCGGGCCGACGGTTCTTTGGAACCGGCCTGACGCTCATTCTGGTGGCTGTCGGACCCTGCTCAGCGGGCCCTGACGGCTCGCATCCGTTGCAGGAAGAGCGCCTGGCCAGCGTCAATGCGAGTGTCGATGTCGGCGTGACCGCATCGCTCGCGCCACAGACCGAGCCGCCCGCATCGCCTGTGCCACCGGCCGCGATCGCCCGGCCGGAGGAGCGCATCGATCTCGAACCGCTAAGGAAAGTGGTCGCGGCCTATCGCGCCGGCAAGCTGGAGGATGGCGACGCCATCGCCCGGCGCATCGACGACAAGGCCGTGCGCGGCATGTTGGAATGGGTGGCGCTGCGCAGCCTGTCCAATGTCGTGAGCTTCGAGCGCATCGCCGAATTCCTCGACGCCTTCCCGAACTATCCCGGCACGACGCCGTTCCGCCGGCGGGCCGAAGCAGCGCTGGTCACCGACCGGCGCAGCTCCGAGACCGTGCGCGCCTTCTTTCATGGCCGCGAGCCGATCAGCCCGGCCGGACGCATCGCGCTTGCCCGTGCGCTGGCTGCCGAGGGCCGCCAGGACGAGGCGCTGGCGCTTGCCCGCCGGACCTGGCTCAAGGATCATCTCGGCGCCGGGCTCGAGAAGATCGTCCTCGACAATTTCGGCGACAAGCTCACCACCGCCGATCATCGCCTGCGCACCGAGCGCTATCTCTTCGCCGGAAAGAGCGAGGAGGCGTTGCGCAATGCCGCCCGCGTCTCGCAGGACTATGTCGCGCTGGCCAAGGTCCGGCTCGCCAGCGCGAAGGCCAAGGGCCCAATCGCGCAGAAGCAGATCGACGCCGTGCCGGCGCCCTTAAAGAAGGACATCTCTTTCGCTTTCCTGCAGGCACAGCAGGCGCGCCGCTCCGGCAAGCCGGCCGATGCCGCCAAGGCGATCGCCGAGGTGCCGCGCGACCCCGCTTTGCTCGGCGACGGCGATGGCTGGTGGGAAGAGCGCCGGCTGATCGCCCGCAAGCTGCTCGACGAGGGCGACGCCAAGGGCGCCTATGCGGTCGCCTCCGGCCATGGCGCCGAGGACACCGCCGAGCGCATCGACGCCGAATGGCATGCCGGCTGGATCGCCCTGCGCTTCGAAAAGGACGCCGAGCGGGCGGCAAAGCATTTCGCCGAGGCCGCCAAGGTCGCGGAGACGCCGATCTCGGTGGCGCGCGCCACCTATTGGCAGGGCCGCGCCGCCGACGCGCTCAACAAGACGGAGGAGGCGAAGGCCTTCTATGCCCGGGCTGCCGAGCACCCAATCGCCTATTACGGCCAGCTCGCCCGCGCCCGGCTCGGCCTCACCGAACTGCCAGTCCGGCGCACCATGGCGGCGCCGCTGGCGCATCTGCCCGGCTTCAAGGCAGCCAAGCTGCTCTATGCGATCGAGGCGCCCGATCTCGCCGGCCAGTTGCTGATCGACCTGTCGCAGCGCCTGCACGATACCGCTGCACTGGAAGCCATCGCCGACATCGCCCGCCAGCGCGGCGACGCCAAGACCCTGCTCACCATCGGCAAGATCGCTCTGCAGCGTGGGTTCCCGCTCGACGAGGCCGCCTTCCCAACCTTCGGCGTGCCGGACTTCCCGTCGGTGGGCGATCCGATGGAGCGCGCCATCGTCCACGCCATCGCCCGGCAGGAAAGCGCCTTCGACCCGGCCGCGGTCTCGCATGCAGGCGCACTCGGGCTGATGCAGATGATGCCGGCGACGGCGCGCGAGACGGCGCGACGGGCGCAGTTTCCCTTCGAGCTCGACCGGCTGACCAAGGACCCGCTCTATTCGGCGAAGATGGGCGCGGCCCATCTCAACGACCTGCTCGGCGACTGGCGCGGTTCCTATATCCTGACCTTCGCCGCCTATAATGCCGGCTCGGGCAATGTGAAGAAGTGGATCACCGCCTATGGCGACCCGCGTTCGAACGAAGTCGACGCGGTCGACTGGGTCGAGCGCATCTCCTTCACCGAGACGCGCAATTATGTGCAGCGGGTGATGGAGAACCTGCAGGTCTACCGCCAGCGCCTCAACCAGCGCACCGCCTACATGATCGACTACGATCTGAAGCGCGGCGGCAAGCGCGACTGAGCGCCGGCCCGCTGCGCTGCTTCTATTCCGCGATCAGCCTGGCATGCGCGCGTACCGGGAAGGTGCCCATGCCCTTGATTTTCGGCGGAACGGCGGAGAAGCGGAAGCCGGAAGCAGGCAGCTGCGAGAGCCCGGTCAGATGCTCCACGATCGGGATATCGGCGCCGAGCAGGACGGAGTGGACCGGCCGCGTCCCGCCGCGGGTGTCGTCGATGTTGAGCGAATCGATCCCGACGAGCACGGCGCCCTGGTCCCGCAGATAGAGGGCCGCCTTCTCGGTCAGGAAGGGATGCCCTTCGAAATAGGCGTCCGTGCCCCAGTGCCGATCCCAACCGGTGTGCACGAGCACGGCATGGCCGCTGCAAGCGGCTGGGACGAAATGGTGCCAGTCGATCGCCCGTTCCGCCGCGCCTTCGACCCGGATCACAACGGCGGGCAGGTCCGCGACGCGCCGCAGCTGCAACCCTGCCAGATCGTGGCCGGTGGCATAGCGATGGAAGGGCATGTCGATATAGGTGCCGGTATTGGCGACCATGTCGATGCGGCCGATCTGGAACTCGGTGCCCTCCGCATAGATCTCGCGCGACTTGATCCGGGAAAGATGATCGCAGATCAGCGGCGCGGGCAGGCCCTTATAGGTGATCATCCCCGATTCGATCGTATGGCTGAGGTCGACGAAAAGGCCGTCGAGGCCTTGCACCACCGCATCCTGCGACTGCGACGCCCGCTTGTGGCGCTCCTCGATGATCAACTTGTTGAGGATGCGGATCTCGCCGACCATTAGCAGGCGCAGGTCCCGAATGATGTAAGCGGCGAGCTCGTCGTCGGCGATGTCGTCGCCGTCGATGTCGAGACGAAAATCCTGCCCCTGGATGCCTCCGCCATTGGAGAAGACCACCTCGAAATCGAAGCAGACCCGCTTGTCCGTCATGTCGCCGCTCGCCACTGATCGTGATGCATAGCCAACCCAGCACATGCCGTAGGGGCATTGTCCATGCGAGCTCCTGCAAGGCTCGCTATGCAGGCTGGCATAGTCACGGGGCTAGCCTCGCGGCGGCTTTCGTGTCGGTCGCGGCCATGGTTAGGTGCGCAGTGCCCGCCTTTGCCCCCCTGAGTCCCCGCATGAATTCCGATACCGGCTTCCGCTCCCTGTTCATCAGCGCCCGCGACGGGCTGAAGCTGCATGTTCGCGAATACGGGCCGCAAGCCGCTTGCCTGCTGCCGATCGTCTGCCTCGCCGGACTGGCGCGGACCTCGGCCGACTTCCACGAGCTCGCCGTCGCACTCTCGGAGGACGGGCCGAGGCGCGTGCTGGCGCTCGATTATCGCGGCCGCGGCCGTTCCGACTACGCCAAGGACTGGCACGACTACGACATCCGCGTCGAGCTCGACGATCTCATGCAGATGCTCGCCGCCACCGGCGTCGAGGAGGCCGTCTTCGTCGGCACCTCGCGCGGCGGGCTTTTGACCATGGCGCTGGGGGCCGCGCGACCCGCGGCGATCCGCGGCGTGGTGCTGAACGATGTCGGGCCGGTGATCGACGCGCGCGGGCTCCTGCGCATCCGCGGCTATGTCGGCAAGCTGCCGACACCGCGCAGCTTTGCCGAGGGCGCCGAGATCCTGAAGCGGCTATCGGACCAGCAATTCCCGCTCTTCGGCGAGGTCGAATGGGAGATCATGGCGCGCCGGACCTGGACCGAGCGCAACGGCGCGCTCTTGCCGGATTACGATCCACGCCTGCTCAAGACGCTGGAAGAGCTCGACCTGGAAGCGCCGCTGCCCGAGCTCTGGCCCTATTTCGCGGCGCTGAACCATGTCCCAGTGCTGGCCATCCGCGGCGAGAATTCCGACCTGCTGGCGGAGAAGACATTGGCGGAGATGGGGCAGCGCCATCCACGCTGCGAGACCTTCACCGCGCCGGGCCAGGGCCATGCGCCCCTGCTCGGCAGCAAGGACATGGTCCGCCGCATCGGCAGGCTGATCGCGAAGGCTGAGAAGCAGGCGGCCTGAGCAGGCGCGCTCCCTATCGCTGCCTTGCCTGCAGCGGCAGGGCGTCGAACAGAGACGGCTCGGCGCTGGTGCGCGCCTTTTCGATCGTCAGGATCTTCAGCTTGGTCTCGACGCCGCCATCGGCCGAGAAGCCGCCGGTCTTGCCGCCCGCGGCGAGCACGCGATGGCACGGCACGATGATCGGGATCGGGTTCTGGCCAAGCGCCACGCCAACGGCGCGCGCCGCGCCGGGTTCACCGATGCGCGCCGCGACCTCGCCATAGGTCAGCGTCTCGCCGGGCGGGATCGCCAAGGCGACGGCGTAGACGCGGCGGTTGAACTCGGGCGTTGCCGAAAGATCGATCGGCAGATGCGCGAGATCGCGCCGTTCGCCGGCGAGCAGGGCGACGACGTCGTCGATCGCCTGCTGCACGAAAGGCGGAGGCACGGCCTCGACCGCCTCGGGAAAGCGCTTCGCAAGGCGCCGCCGGGCCGCGTCCTCGTCTCGTTCGGGCAACTGCGCCGCGATGATGCGCTCGTCCTGCCAGACCAGAGCGCAGGAACCGATCGCGGTGGTGAAGAGACAGATGTTCTGCATGGGTCGGAGGCTAGCGCAGATGCGAGCTCCAGGGCACCCGTTTCCTGCCAGCTATTGGCACCAGTCGCCCCCAACGAAGCTGCGCCGGGGTGACCGGCTCGATTGAGTCAGCTCAAGCCCAGAGCCGTTCCTTCTCCAGTCCCTTATAGAGATCCGCCACCTGCTCGGCATAGCCGTTGAACAGCAGGGTCGGCTTGCGGTCGCGCGAGCCCAGCACCTGCTCGCTCGCCTGGCTCCAGCGCGGATGCGAGACTTCCGGGTTCACATTGGCCCAGAAGCCGTATTCGGAGGCCTGCAGCCCTTCCCAGAAGGTTTTCGGCCGCTCGGCGACGAAGCTGATCTTGCTGATCGATTTGACCGATTTGAAGCCATACTTCCACGGCGTGATCAGCCGCAGCGGCGCGCCGTGCTGTGTTGGGAGCGGCTTGCCGTAGATGCCGGTCACCATCAGCGTCATGTCGTTGGTCGCCTCGGCGATCGTCAGCCCCTCGGTATAGGGCCAGGGATACCAGCGCTGCGACTGGCCCGGCGCGACCCGCGGGTTCATGAAGGTCTGCATCTGGACGTATTTCGCCCCCGAGAGAGGCTTGGCCAGCGCGACCAGGCTCTTCAGCGTGAAGCCCGTCCACGGCACCGCCATCGACCAGGCCTCGACGCAGCGGAAGCGATAAAGCCGCTCCTCCAGCGTGACCTTCCGGATGAGGTCGTCGATGCCGATCTCAAACGGCTTCTCGACCAGCCCGTCGATCGCGATCGTCCAGGGCCGCGTGACCAGCCGCTTCGATGCGGCGGCCACTTCCTTCGAGGTGCCGAATTCGTAGAAATTATTGTAGTTCGCCGCCAGCTCCTCGTCGGTCACCGGGCGGTCGAGCGTGTAGGCCGCGTTGCGCTTGGCCGGGTAGAGGTCAAGCGTCGGATCGGCCCCTTGCGCCATCGCGGCTTGTGGCAGCGCAGCGCCGGCTATCAGGCCGACACCGCCGGCGAGCCATTGCCGCCTGTTCAGGAAGACGGCCTCGGATGTCGCCTGGCTCTCGGGAATTTCCCAGCCGGCGCGGCGCTTGATCAGCATGACGGACATACTCCGTTGCAACGGAGTATGTTTAGTCGATTTGGCACCTGCCCACCAAGTCACGAGGGGGAGAGCAGCTCTCTCCTCGCTTGGAAATCACAGCAGACTGGCCATTCAAGCCGGCAGATCGGCGAAGCGCTTGGCATATTCCGCCTCGAGCGCTGCGATCTTCGACCAGAAGCCACGCGGTGGATCCCCGGCGAGCTTGTCTTCGAGGATGCCGAGATGGGCGTGCCAGCCGCCGGAGACATCGGTCATCTCCGCCTTGCCGGCGAGCTTGCGATGGGTCAGCACCAGCCTGACCTTGTCGCCTTCGGGCGTGAGTTCGAAGGTCACCTCCGAGCTGGCCTCGCCCTCGCCCGGCCAGGTCATCGCCAGCGCAGTCATCGGCTCGTAGCGCGTCACGGTTCCCTTGGAGGGCCAGCCATTGTCGTTCATCTCGCGATAGCGCTCCGGCGGCCGCTCGCTGGTGATCTGCGAATGCTTGAACAGGAGATCGACCGTGCCGCCGACGCGTGGCTCGAGTTGGCCCGAAGCCAGCCAGGTGCCGCGCTTGTCGGAGTCGGTGAGATAGGACCAGACCCGTTCGACCGGGCCAGGCAAAAGGCGTTCGAAGCGGACAGCACCGCTCTCCAGGACCACGCCATACTCGTTCATGACTGCTCTCCTCAGATCACGCCGCATTTGGTGGTCCCACCAAATGCGGAGAACGTGATCGATTCCAAAAGTTTAGAACATGCTTCAAGCGAAAACCGGTTCCCACTTTTCGCTGCATGCTCTATGCGTCTTCGGGCTTCGCCAGTTCTCGTTCCAGGCGGTCGAGCCCGGCATTCCAGAAGCCGCGCACCTGCTTGACCCAATCCTCGAAGGCATCGAGGCCCTCGGGATCGAGCCGGTAGATCCGCCGCTGGCCACTGACCTCGACGCTCACCAGTCCCGCCTCCTTCAACACCTTGAGATGCTGCGAGATCGCCGGCGCGCTCATGCCGAACTGGGCCGTGATCTCGCCCGCCGCCATGGCGCGCTGGCCCAGCATCTCGACGATGTGGCGGCGGGTCGGGTCGGCAAGGGCGGTGAAGCGATCCATATTCTTTTATTTAGTCATTTACTTAATTAAGTCAATACGAAAATTATGAGTCACAGCTATGCACCCTCCCCCTTGCGTGTGCCGGGCTTGCCCTTGCGCGCACGACGGGTCATGAGGATCGCCCTTCCCGCTCCGTTCGCCCGGTCATGCCCTCCCGAAACGCCACCCTCGCCGGCATCCTGATGATGCTGCTCGGCATCCTGCTGTTCTCGCTCAACGACGTGATGGGGAAATGGCTGGTCGCGACCTATACGGTCGGCCAGATCCTGCTGCTGCGCTCTGGCGTCGCCCTGCTGGCGATCACCCCCTTCGTGGTGAAGCAGGGCCTCAGCCGTACGCTGCGGCCCGAGCGGCCTGGTCTACAGCTGCTGCGCGTCACGCTCGGCTCCTGCGAGGTCGCGCTGTTCTACTGGGCGGTGTCCTATCTGCCGCTCGCCGATACGATGACGCTCTGGCTGGCGGCGCCCGTCTGGGCGGTGGTGCTGGCGGCGCTATTGCTTGGCGAGCGCGTCGATGCCGGGCGCTGGCTCGCCGTGGTCGCCGGCTTCGTCGGCGTGGCGATCGCGCTCAACCCGTCGAGTGAGAGCCTGTCCCTGCCGGCGATCATCGCGCTGATCGGCAGCTTCTCCTTTGCCGCGATGATGATCATCGGCCGGCAATTGCGCGGCACGCCCGACGTCACATTGGTCTTCTGGCAGACATTCGGTGCGCTGGTGATGGGCTTGCTGCTCCTGCCCTTCGGCTGGGTCACACCGAGCCTGGTCGATATCGGCCTGCTCGGCCTGCTTGGCATCGTCGCCATGGTCGCGCATCTCTGCGTGACGCGCTCGCTTAAGCTGGCGGAAGCCTCGGTCGTGGTGCCCTATCAGTACACGCTGATCGTCTGGGCGCTGGTCTTCGGCTGGTTCGTCTTCGGCGATTGGCCCAAGCCCGCGATGCTGTTCGGTTCCGCCCTGATCATCGCCGCCGGGCTCGCCTTGCTCGTGCTCGAACGGCGCGCGGGCAACTCGGCCTCTGAGAACGCCAAGGAGCGTGTTACCGTCGAGCAGAACTGACGCGGAGGAGCGATGGCCGAGGCTGAAAAACCGCCCGATTTCTGGAGCTGGCTCGGCGCCGCCATTTCCCTCGTCCTCGGCCTCTGGCTGCTCATCGCCGGCTTGCGCACCCTGCCGCTGGCGCGCGGCGATCTCCTGGTCGCCGACCATGTCGGCTCCATCAATTACAGCGCACCTCTGATGCGCGTCAGCTCGGGCCGCGGTTCGAGCACCTACCGGACCCAGGACCTGTGGCTCGTCGCGATCGGCAGCAACCAGCAGATCAACTACCAGCGGCTTTATCGGCCAGCTCGCGGCCTCTGGGTCGACGGCATCGACCGGCTCGACTCCGGCCAGCAGGTCCGCTTCCTCGTCGATCCCGGTCGGCAGCTGGTCTACGAGGCGACCTCGCGCGGCAAGACCTTCCTTGCCTATGACGCCACCGCCGAGACGCTGACCAGCGCTGCGCATCGCTCGATGCTGTTCGGCTTTGCCCTGCTCGGCAGCGTTGCCTGGCATCTTTGGCCACTGGCCCTACGCTACTGGCGCGAGCGGCAGGGAGCCGGCGAAGCCCATGGCGGCTGAGAATGCGGAAACCGGACCGCTCTGGTGGACAGGTGTTGCCGTCATCGGCCTGGTCTTCCTCGTGTTGGGCTATGGCGCTCTCCCGGTCGGCCGCGACAGCCTCGTTACCGTTGAGATCGAGGCGCCGCTGCCGGTCCGCCGCGTCCTCGTCCAGGGCAGCGGCAGGAACCCCGACAACTACTTCACCCAGCGCCTCAAGGTCGCCTTGCCCGGCAACGACAGCGCGGAGGTCTCGCCGGTTCGCAAGCTTCTGATCCCGGAGATCGAGGATCTGAAGCGCGGCACGGTACGCTTCCTGATCGACCCGCTCTCGCGCCGGATCTACGAGGCCTCGCTCGATGGCCGCGTGCTCCTTTCCCATATCCGCTCGGCCGGGACCCGGCGCCGCAATGCGTTCATCGCGATGCTGGTCGGGCTGTTCTGCGTCGGGGTCGGGGCTCTGGGGCTGGCGCCGGTGGCGCGGACGGGCGAAAAGACTCCTGCCCGGCCCGAGAGCTGAACGGGCGCGGGGGAGGACCATGGCGACGATTTCCTATCTGACGACGATCCAGTTCGGCTTCGGCGAGCTCAAGGCTATCGCACCGAGCCTGACCGATCTGAAGATCACGCGACCGTTGATCGTCGCCGATCGCGGCCTGGCAGCGACCGACCTGATCAATCGGCTGCGTGCCGCCTCGCCGCTACTGGGTAGTGCGCCGCTCTTCGTGGATACCCCGACCAATCCGACCGAGGAAGCCGTCGAGGCTGCGGTCGCGCTCTATCGCGAGCATGGCTGCGACGGTCTGGTCGCCATCGGCGGCGGCTCGCCGATCGACCTCGCCAAGGGCGTCGCCCTGCTCGCCAGCCATGACGGGCCGCTAGAGACCTATGCCGCGATCCTTGGCGGTATTCCGAAGGTTACGAGCAGGGTTGCACCGGTGATCGCCGTCCCGACCACCGCCGGCACCGGCAGCGAGGTCGGCCGCGCCGCGCTGATCACGCTGAAGGACGGTCGCAAGCTCGGCTTCATCTCGCCCTACCTGATCCCCAAGCTCGCCATCTGCGATCCCGAGCTGACGCTCGGCCTCCCGGCAGGGCTGACCGCCGCCACCGGCATGGACGCCCTCACCCACTGCATCGAGACCTATCTCAGCCCACGCGAGAACCCGCCGGCCGAAGCGATCGCGCTCGACGGACTGAAGCGCGCTGCCGGCCATATCGAGCGCGCCACCGCCGATGGCTCCGACCGCGAGGCCCGCAAGGAGATGCTGATGGCCGCCCTGCAGGGCGGCCTCACCTTCCAGAAGGGTCTCGGTGCCGTCCACGCTCTCTCACACCCGCTCGGCGGCCTGAAACAGGTCTCGCTGCATCACGGCACGCTCAACGCCGTGCTGCTGCCGGCAGTGCTGCGCTTCAACGAATCGGCCGCCTCTGCGAAATACGCCGAGATCCGCCGGGTGCTCGGATTGCCCGCCGATGCCGATCTCGCCGGCTGGATCGCCGGGTTGACGCAACGCCTCGGCCTGCCGGGGACACTCGCGCAGATGGGCCTGCCGCGCGAGGTCCTGCCTGCC is drawn from Bosea sp. Tri-49 and contains these coding sequences:
- a CDS encoding alpha/beta fold hydrolase, whose translation is MNSDTGFRSLFISARDGLKLHVREYGPQAACLLPIVCLAGLARTSADFHELAVALSEDGPRRVLALDYRGRGRSDYAKDWHDYDIRVELDDLMQMLAATGVEEAVFVGTSRGGLLTMALGAARPAAIRGVVLNDVGPVIDARGLLRIRGYVGKLPTPRSFAEGAEILKRLSDQQFPLFGEVEWEIMARRTWTERNGALLPDYDPRLLKTLEELDLEAPLPELWPYFAALNHVPVLAIRGENSDLLAEKTLAEMGQRHPRCETFTAPGQGHAPLLGSKDMVRRIGRLIAKAEKQAA
- a CDS encoding methylated-DNA--[protein]-cysteine S-methyltransferase produces the protein MQNICLFTTAIGSCALVWQDERIIAAQLPERDEDAARRRLAKRFPEAVEAVPPPFVQQAIDDVVALLAGERRDLAHLPIDLSATPEFNRRVYAVALAIPPGETLTYGEVAARIGEPGAARAVGVALGQNPIPIIVPCHRVLAAGGKTGGFSADGGVETKLKILTIEKARTSAEPSLFDALPLQARQR
- the msrP gene encoding protein-methionine-sulfoxide reductase catalytic subunit MsrP, with protein sequence MLIKRRAGWEIPESQATSEAVFLNRRQWLAGGVGLIAGAALPQAAMAQGADPTLDLYPAKRNAAYTLDRPVTDEELAANYNNFYEFGTSKEVAAASKRLVTRPWTIAIDGLVEKPFEIGIDDLIRKVTLEERLYRFRCVEAWSMAVPWTGFTLKSLVALAKPLSGAKYVQMQTFMNPRVAPGQSQRWYPWPYTEGLTIAEATNDMTLMVTGIYGKPLPTQHGAPLRLITPWKYGFKSVKSISKISFVAERPKTFWEGLQASEYGFWANVNPEVSHPRWSQASEQVLGSRDRKPTLLFNGYAEQVADLYKGLEKERLWA
- a CDS encoding SRPBCC family protein — its product is MNEYGVVLESGAVRFERLLPGPVERVWSYLTDSDKRGTWLASGQLEPRVGGTVDLLFKHSQITSERPPERYREMNDNGWPSKGTVTRYEPMTALAMTWPGEGEASSEVTFELTPEGDKVRLVLTHRKLAGKAEMTDVSGGWHAHLGILEDKLAGDPPRGFWSKIAALEAEYAKRFADLPA
- a CDS encoding ArsR/SmtB family transcription factor, translated to MDRFTALADPTRRHIVEMLGQRAMAAGEITAQFGMSAPAISQHLKVLKEAGLVSVEVSGQRRIYRLDPEGLDAFEDWVKQVRGFWNAGLDRLERELAKPEDA
- a CDS encoding DMT family transporter, producing MPSRNATLAGILMMLLGILLFSLNDVMGKWLVATYTVGQILLLRSGVALLAITPFVVKQGLSRTLRPERPGLQLLRVTLGSCEVALFYWAVSYLPLADTMTLWLAAPVWAVVLAALLLGERVDAGRWLAVVAGFVGVAIALNPSSESLSLPAIIALIGSFSFAAMMIIGRQLRGTPDVTLVFWQTFGALVMGLLLLPFGWVTPSLVDIGLLGLLGIVAMVAHLCVTRSLKLAEASVVVPYQYTLIVWALVFGWFVFGDWPKPAMLFGSALIIAAGLALLVLERRAGNSASENAKERVTVEQN
- a CDS encoding iron-containing alcohol dehydrogenase; amino-acid sequence: MATISYLTTIQFGFGELKAIAPSLTDLKITRPLIVADRGLAATDLINRLRAASPLLGSAPLFVDTPTNPTEEAVEAAVALYREHGCDGLVAIGGGSPIDLAKGVALLASHDGPLETYAAILGGIPKVTSRVAPVIAVPTTAGTGSEVGRAALITLKDGRKLGFISPYLIPKLAICDPELTLGLPAGLTAATGMDALTHCIETYLSPRENPPAEAIALDGLKRAAGHIERATADGSDREARKEMLMAALQGGLTFQKGLGAVHALSHPLGGLKQVSLHHGTLNAVLLPAVLRFNESAASAKYAEIRRVLGLPADADLAGWIAGLTQRLGLPGTLAQMGLPREVLPAISEAATQDHSSATNARPASAADYLTMLEASFG